In Pleurocapsa sp. PCC 7319, the following are encoded in one genomic region:
- a CDS encoding methyltransferase domain-containing protein, whose protein sequence is MSNNLYQDIREFYDASSGLWEQIWGEHMHHGYYGKGGTYKLDRRQAQIELIEELLVWAGYDRHNVPQNIIDVGCGIGGSTLYLAQKFGSQATGITLSPVQVSRAQERAREAGLDERVRFEVANALEMPFADHTFDLVWSLESGEHMPDKTKFLAECYRVLKPGGKMILATWCHRETNSLAGELTPDEIAHLKEIYRVYCLPYVIALSEYRAIAQECGFKDIRADDWSMAVAPFWDVVIDSAIAPQAIVGLFRAGWQTIQGALSLNLMSRGYARGLIRFGLICATK, encoded by the coding sequence ATGAGCAATAACTTATATCAAGATATTCGAGAATTTTATGATGCTTCTAGTGGACTTTGGGAGCAAATTTGGGGTGAGCATATGCACCACGGTTACTATGGCAAGGGAGGTACCTATAAGCTAGATCGCCGTCAGGCACAAATAGAATTAATTGAAGAGTTGTTAGTTTGGGCTGGTTACGATCGCCATAATGTCCCGCAAAATATAATTGATGTTGGCTGTGGTATTGGCGGCAGTACTTTATATTTGGCTCAGAAATTTGGTAGCCAAGCTACAGGTATAACCTTGTCTCCTGTACAAGTATCGCGAGCTCAAGAAAGAGCGAGGGAAGCAGGTTTAGATGAGCGGGTGAGATTTGAAGTAGCTAATGCCTTAGAAATGCCTTTTGCCGATCATACTTTTGATCTAGTTTGGTCATTAGAAAGTGGCGAACATATGCCCGATAAGACTAAATTTTTGGCAGAATGTTATCGAGTGTTAAAGCCGGGTGGCAAGATGATTTTAGCTACTTGGTGTCACCGTGAGACAAATTCTTTGGCTGGTGAGTTAACTCCCGATGAAATTGCTCATCTTAAGGAAATTTATCGCGTTTACTGTTTGCCTTACGTTATAGCTTTATCTGAGTATAGGGCGATCGCCCAAGAATGTGGATTTAAAGACATAAGAGCTGATGATTGGTCAATGGCAGTCGCACCTTTCTGGGATGTCGTGATTGATTCAGCGATCGCACCTCAAGCAATTGTGGGTTTATTTCGAGCAGGTTGGCAAACTATTCAAGGAGCATTATCCCTAAACCTGATGAGCCGAGGTTATGCCAGAGGGTTGATTCGCTTCGGCTTGATTTGTGCTACCAAATAA